A section of the Deltaproteobacteria bacterium genome encodes:
- a CDS encoding HD domain-containing protein: MPAEILSKPTRLSYLEYSLIKIHPQTGYDILKEIEFPWPIARMVLEHHERMNGSGYPQGLKVEAILLESRILAVADVVEAIATHRPYRPGFGIEKALEEISKNKGVLYDPEVVDACLRLFKEKGFTLN, encoded by the coding sequence GTGCCGGCGGAAATCCTGAGCAAGCCCACCCGGCTTTCGTACCTGGAGTACAGTTTGATTAAAATTCATCCCCAGACCGGTTATGACATCTTAAAGGAGATCGAATTTCCCTGGCCCATTGCCCGGATGGTCCTGGAACATCATGAAAGGATGAATGGTTCCGGCTATCCCCAAGGGCTTAAAGTGGAAGCAATCCTATTGGAGTCCCGAATCCTGGCCGTAGCCGATGTGGTCGAGGCCATCGCTACCCATCGGCCTTATCGGCCGGGGTTTGGGATTGAAAAAGCCTTGGAGGAAATATCGAAAAACAAAGGGGTGTTGTATGATCCAGAAGTTGTGGATGCCTGTTTACGGCTCTTCAAGGAGAAAGGGTTTACGCTGAATTGA